TCCTGTCGATTCTAATAAATATCCTTGAATGTTATGAGATAAAATAACAGATTTAGCTATTTTATGATATGGCTTTAACTCTGTTTCTATATCTATATTAAACAGAAAATCTGCATTAATTATGCCAATTAAGCAAGCATCATTTTGTTGTTGGCAAGAAAAAATATTAACTTTGAGGCTGGGTTTAGAAGTTGAGCTAATAACTTTAATATTATATTTGCTGGATTCTTCTGGTAAGTCGTCATCGAGTAATATATGAGATGGTAAACGCATTACCTGTCCAGGTGATAAACTAACAGCAATCTCCTGGATATGAGGTGTAAAAATATTATTAGAAATGGTAGAATTTGGAACTATCTTATTAACGACCTGTTCTGGCTGGTTGGGGCTTGGTACTGTGGTTGTATTAACTTGTCTTTCTAAATTTTCGGTCAATTGAGAAGACTGTTCGATCGAGCTAGTCTGCTTAGGAGCCGCTTTCGCCGCATAGCGAAACTCCTGTAAAGCAAAAGCCGTAACAGTAAAAATAGCAGTAAGTATTACACGCATGAGATTAAAGATGTTAATTATCTCATAACTTGGTCTTAATAATTACCCAAAAATGATATTTATAATTAAAAATATCTGGGCTACACACTGACGAACTGTGTTTCAGTATTCACATAAGTTTACGTGCTTTTGTGCAAGAAGTAAACTAGCGGATGGTAGTTTACATACATTTATTTTGCTGGTTGATTTATGCTAATAAATTGACAATAAAGATGATTGTTAGCAGAACAGAGAAGGCGTGTAATTAAGAAGAGAATACACGACTAAGGTATTATCTATTCTGTCTTACTTGCATCAGCGTTGCTTTATACGTCAAGTTCTGAACTTGGTTTAGAGGACTTGATTTTAATTAACTCACGATCGCGATCGCCAAAAATTAAGATACTATCTCTGACGCGATCGCTCAAAAAAATCTCGACAAAAGTCTAATTAACTTCAGCAGGTGGGTGTAGATAGTCTAGATACATCTGGATTCGCTACCAGCACCACACTTTCATGCTTATCTTCGTTCTTCAAACTTTAGCAGAAATTCTAGCTGGAGGAACCTCACTCACCAGTACAGAGCAAATTGACTTTAGCCATCCCAGTAATCGTCGAGAAGAGGGTGCAGGGCCAACTCTCAATTTGTACATCTATGACATTCGTGAGAGTAAGCAGTTTCAACAATCCGGTAGGCAAGTTGAACGCAAACCCTCACGCGGGTTGCAACCAAAAGCTGTGAGTTGGTCGCCTAGTTGGTTTGATGTCTCAATGCTATTAACAGCTTGGGATAGAACAGCCTTAGGCGAACATCATCTACTCAGCGAAGCCTTAACTGTACTGCTGCGCCATCGCTCTTTGCAAGAAGAGTATTTGGTTCCAGAGTTGCGAGGTTACGGCAATTTGTCTTTAACAGTTGCTATAGATCCGCCAATTGAGATTGGTTCGTTATGGAGTGCGCTGAATGTGCCTTTGCGTTCGGCTTTGTATGTTACAACCACGATCCCAGTTGAACCGCAATCTACCCTCGTACCGCTGGTTTGGGAGAGAATTTTCAGTTTGCAAAATCAATTGAGTGAAAATGGCAACAGCACAGTTGTGACTAAGCGGGTGGCGATCGCAGGTATGGTGAAAAGCGCAGTCACCAATCTGCCTTTAATTGAAGCAGAAGTAACTGTGCAAAGAACTACAAAATCAGCAGCCAGCAATAAAGAAGGACTGTTCTTTTTTGAAGACATTCGTATAGGTAATTATGTTTTGACAGTAAATTGTCCTGGTTATTTACCCCAGAATGTCAATGTCTTGGTGGATAGCCAAAGTTATAGCTTCAAAGAAATCTTACTAACTCCTGAATAATTAACTTTTTAACTGACTTGGAGAGAATTTCATGGCTAGACTTGATTACTTTGCACCTGGTGTCTATGTCGAAGAAATAGATCGAGGTAGCCGACCGATAGAAGGTGTGAGTACCGCAGTTGGTGGGTTTGTCGGCTTTACCGAAGATATTCGCGATGGGGCTGAACTATTCAAGCCCATGTTAATCACCAATTGGACGCAATATCTTAACTATTTTGCCCGTCCTAACTCGGATGGCTTTACCGATTTCAACGCCTATTTACCCTTTGCGGTCTATGGCTACTTTATGAATGGTGGCGGTCGCTGCTGGGTAACAAGTATTGGTACGCAATTACCAGGCGCACCCAAGCCTCCCAGCCAAGAACCCGCAACCCTGAGGATTAGCGGTCGCGGCAATCGTCCAGCGATCCGGTTTACTTTGCGCCCCGAACAAGCAGCAGGCGGTGCGATTAATATTTTGATTAGTGATAGCGGCCCTCGTGCTTTACCTGAAGGTACGGAAGGAGAACCGCCACCCAATACAGGCGAATACTTTACAGTGCAAATTCGCCGGGGAGATGAAATTCTCGAACAATATGAGAACTTAACGATGAACCGCGAAGTTCCTGCCCAGGTAGCAACTTACGCAGTCACAGCCTTGAGAAATTCGATGTACGTCAACGTAGAAGATATTTCTCAAACTGGACAGCCTCTATCTCGTCGTCCGACTAATGGCCAGTATGAACTAGCGCCACCGATTGTTGCTCAGACAGTCGATAGATTTTCCCAAGATTTTGAAGGGGTACGCGACGATCGCACAGGGGTAAGAGGGATTTTTGAAATTGATGAAATCACCATGCTAGCTTGTCCCGATTTAATGCGGGCTTATCAAGCGCAAGTGATGAACTTGGATCAAATCCACGGCATCATGGAACTGATGATTAGTATGTGTGAAGGTTCTGCGAGTGGTGATATTCCCAATCCACCCAATCGCATGGTGTTAATCGACCCACCACCAGAACATACTAAGCCCCAACAAGTAGTGGAGTGGTTGAATCGATTTAACCGCCGTTCGATGTTTGCGGCTCTATATTATCCTTGGATCAAAGTTCCCAATCCACGCGATCGCGGTAATCCAATTCTTATACCTCCTTGCGGTCACGTCATGGGTGTGTGGGCGCGCACCGACGAAACCAGAGGCGTTTATAAAGCCCCAGCCAACGAAGTACCCAGAGGAGTAATTGGTTTGGCTTATGAAACCAACTTCCGCGAACAGGAACTTTTAAACCCCCTCGGAATTAACTGTATTCGCACCTTTCCCAATCGCGGTATCCGCATCTGGGGTGCCAGAACTCTGGTTGAACCAGATAAAACTGAGTGGCGTTATATTAGCGTGCGGCGGTTGATTAGTTATATTGAAAAATCAATTGAATTGGGTACTCAATGGGTAGTTTTTGAACCCAACGATGAAGATTTGTGGGCAAGAGTAAAGCGCACTGTGAGTAATTTCTTAGAACGAATTTGGCGTGAAGGTGCATTGTTTGGTGCTTCACCTGAACAAGCATTTTATGTCAAATGCGATGAGGAATTAAACCCACCAGAAACAAGAATTTTGGGACGTTTGTATATCGAAGTTGGTGTTTGTCCAGTCAGACCAGCGGAGTTTGTCATCTTCCGCATTAGCCAATGGAATGGCATTGAAGATGAAGAATAATATCAATTCAAAATTCAAAACTAATAAATCTAGTTTGAGCGAGTGTTTTTGAGTTTTGATATAAAGAATCACCAAGAACTTTCTTCCCTTGTGCCTTCTGCCCACTGCCTTCTACTTACTAATTATTAATTCATAAGGAGTTTAGTCATGCCTGGTCAACCTGAGTTATTAGCTGCTTGTCTGTTTTATTTTGAAGCAGACGGAATTACAGAGAAATCTATTAAAGAAATTAGCGGTTTAGGTGTAGAAAATACGCCCGCACAAGAAGTACATGGCTCTACAAAAGGCGGTAAAATTTGGCGACAAGCAACTCCTACCGTCACCAAATTTACGAATATTACACTTAAGGTAATTGCCACTGCTGATATAGACCTTTACCAATGGTACAAAAAGTGTAACGAGGATATGGGAAAACCTCGTCAGTGGGATCAAAATCGTAAATCAGCTTCGGTAGTTGCTTACAATCAGCAACTCAAAGAAGTGGCGCGTTGGAATATTATTAATTGCTACCCTGTGAAATATACAGGCCCGACATTAACAGCTTCTAGTGGTGAGATGGCAAACGAAACAATCGAATTAGTGCATGAGGGTGTTGAACGCGTTAGTTAAGTTTTAACTGTGAAAAAAAGTGGTTCAAGCAGGTGAAAAACTCCCAGAATTTCTGACAGCCCATCGCTTTTATTTAGGATTGACGTTAGACGGTCAAAAAGATAATAGCGATTGCTACTTTTTAGAGTGTCAAGGTTTTAAAAGAACGCAAGATGCGATTGAAATTACTGAAGTCACTCCTAATAAGTGGGCAGCAGCAGCTAAAGGTTTAGTGGTCAGAACCAAGCTTCCTGGAAATGTTAAAAGTGGCAATATCACTCTACGTAGAGGTACGATATCTAACTCTATAGTTTTTTGGAAGTGGTTTGAAGAAGTGCAAAATGGTAAATGGGCAAAGCAACGAAAACTCATGGCTTTGTCTATTTACAGTCAAGCCAATAAAGAAGAAGCGAGATTTGAATTAGCAGGTGCTTGGCCAGCTAGTTATAAAATGGCTGATTTCAACGCCCGCAGCACTGATTTTCATATTGAAGAACTGGAGATTGCTTTCGAGGAATTTAAGCGCGTGAAGTAATCAGGAGGATTATGTTTCCGACAGAGTTTGAATTTACATTGCCTAAAGGGTATCTAGACTCAGAAGGTAATCTCCACCGCAAAGGCGTCATGCGGTTATCGACAGCGATAGACGAAATTGCACCATTGCGCGACCCACGAGTCAAAGCTAACGAAGCTTATGCTACGATTATTATCTTGTCACGGGTAATTACTCGCTTGGGTGCTCTCTCGGAAGTCACTCCTGCGATCGTGGAAAATTTTTTCTCCCAAGATTTAAATTATCTCCAAGATTTTTACCGTCAAATCAACGGCTTGGAAAGTTCAATTCCCCAATCAGAAAATACAGCCAACGTCTTGCAAAATTCAGCTTCTTAAACCAACGATCAACGGTGAGATTCCCGACTTCTACAAGAAGTCGGGAATCTCAGCAATTAACCCCTCAGAATCTAAAATCTAAATTGGTATGGGTCGCAAGCAAGATACTCTCAACACTGAATTTACCTTCATTCTTCCTCGTGGATTGATTGATAGTCAAAACCGAGTTCATCGTCACGGTGTGATGCGTTTAGCTACTGCTAAAGATGAAATTGTGGTACAACAAGAACGCAAAGTTCAAGAAAATCCTGCTTATAGTGTCTTGGTAATGCTGGCACGTGTTATTACCCGCTTAGGTAGTTTAAACTCTGTCAGTCCTGATTTACTAGAAGGATTGCTCCTTCACGATATTGCCTATCTGAGAGAATTTTATAATCGAATTAATCAGCAAGGAAATGTACAAATACCCACACAATGTCCCCATTGCAATACTCAATATTCAGTGGAGTTAAAACTAGCGGGGGAGTCGTAAGCTACCCCTCTGATACCTTATATGAGGAGGTAGCTTTTATTGCTTACCATTTCCACTGGTCACAAAATGATATTTTAAATTTAGAACATAAAACCCGTCAGCGCTGGGTTACAGAAATTAATAAAATTAATGAAAAATTATTATGAAAATTAAAGTTAACTACTCACCAACACTCAATGAAGTTAACGAACTTGATTTAGCGGTAGCAACTACACCAAAAGGCGAATGCATTATTGGTCGTGCTCCTGATTCTGATTTGGTATTAGACAGTCCTGATGTAAGTAGGGTACACGGCAAATTCTTTCTGCAAAGCGGAAATTACTATTTCTGCGACCTTGGTAGTAGGAATGGTTCAATAATTAATGGCAAATTAGCGGAAAAAAATCGACCATTCTTATTGAAAGACAAAGACGTAATCCGGATTGGCGATTATGTGATGACTGTGGAAGATATGGTTCCGTTGTCAGAACAATTGCCAGAGACAGTATTTAGAACTATAGATCCGGCACTGTTTTCTGGTTGGCGGATTAATGAAGATGTCAATAATATTAATGTAACTAATCAAGCACCAGAGCAAATTAGTTCGGAATCGGCTGAAGAACTTAGTCAACCTCAAGGCGAACTAGAAATTGCAGAATTAGAAGAATCAATTAACATACTAGAAAATATTATTGAAACTCCTCAACCAGTTAGCAAAATTTCCCCAGATCTCGATGATGTAGGTATAAATGCAGCGACACCAGTTGCAGAAGAAGTTACCTTTGTACAACCCGAAGATTTAATTAGTTCGATACCAGAGGCGGTGAATCAAGTTCCCGCAGATCTCGATGATGTAGATATAAATGCAGCGACACCAGTTGCAGAAGAAGTCACCTTCGCACAACCTCAGGATTTAATTAGCCCTGTACCAGAAGCGGTGAATGAAACTCCAGCCGTAGAAGCAGCGACCTTCATACAACCCCAAGATTTAGTTACCCCCGAAGCAAAAGCGGAGAGTGAAGTTACCTCTGAGATTAACGAGGAAGATATTGATTGGGATGCGGAAATTCCGCAAGAATTTACGATTGTACAACCGCGTAAGATAGTTATCCAACCATCTCCGGCGGTGAGTGAGGTTCCCGCAGAGATTAATGAGCAAGACATTGATTGGGATGCGGAAATTCTCCAAGAATTTACGAACGTGCAACCACGGGATATTGTTAGCCAGCCACCAGAAACAACGAGTGAAGTACCCGCAGATGTGGCAGAAATTCTTCAAGAATTCACTAATGTGCAACCACGCGATATTGTCAGCCAACAATCGGAAGCAGCAAGCGAAATTAGTGAGGCTATTAACACTGATGCTGTAGATACTTTCAAAGTAGATATTGCAGCCGTAGAAGCCCCAGAATTTTTCAATAGCTTTACTCCAGAGTTTAGCCATGAAGACATAGTTAGCGAACCATCAGAAATAGAGCATGAAGTGTCGCCATCTGTGAACAATCCAGTTGTCGATATCAGTACTTCAGAAAATGTGAGCGAACTGTCTTTGCCGATTG
The genomic region above belongs to Calothrix sp. NIES-2098 and contains:
- a CDS encoding phage tail sheath protein, yielding MARLDYFAPGVYVEEIDRGSRPIEGVSTAVGGFVGFTEDIRDGAELFKPMLITNWTQYLNYFARPNSDGFTDFNAYLPFAVYGYFMNGGGRCWVTSIGTQLPGAPKPPSQEPATLRISGRGNRPAIRFTLRPEQAAGGAINILISDSGPRALPEGTEGEPPPNTGEYFTVQIRRGDEILEQYENLTMNREVPAQVATYAVTALRNSMYVNVEDISQTGQPLSRRPTNGQYELAPPIVAQTVDRFSQDFEGVRDDRTGVRGIFEIDEITMLACPDLMRAYQAQVMNLDQIHGIMELMISMCEGSASGDIPNPPNRMVLIDPPPEHTKPQQVVEWLNRFNRRSMFAALYYPWIKVPNPRDRGNPILIPPCGHVMGVWARTDETRGVYKAPANEVPRGVIGLAYETNFREQELLNPLGINCIRTFPNRGIRIWGARTLVEPDKTEWRYISVRRLISYIEKSIELGTQWVVFEPNDEDLWARVKRTVSNFLERIWREGALFGASPEQAFYVKCDEELNPPETRILGRLYIEVGVCPVRPAEFVIFRISQWNGIEDEE
- a CDS encoding phage tail protein yields the protein MPGQPELLAACLFYFEADGITEKSIKEISGLGVENTPAQEVHGSTKGGKIWRQATPTVTKFTNITLKVIATADIDLYQWYKKCNEDMGKPRQWDQNRKSASVVAYNQQLKEVARWNIINCYPVKYTGPTLTASSGEMANETIELVHEGVERVS
- a CDS encoding phage tail protein — translated: MVQAGEKLPEFLTAHRFYLGLTLDGQKDNSDCYFLECQGFKRTQDAIEITEVTPNKWAAAAKGLVVRTKLPGNVKSGNITLRRGTISNSIVFWKWFEEVQNGKWAKQRKLMALSIYSQANKEEARFELAGAWPASYKMADFNARSTDFHIEELEIAFEEFKRVK
- a CDS encoding forkhead-associated protein, whose protein sequence is MKIKVNYSPTLNEVNELDLAVATTPKGECIIGRAPDSDLVLDSPDVSRVHGKFFLQSGNYYFCDLGSRNGSIINGKLAEKNRPFLLKDKDVIRIGDYVMTVEDMVPLSEQLPETVFRTIDPALFSGWRINEDVNNINVTNQAPEQISSESAEELSQPQGELEIAELEESINILENIIETPQPVSKISPDLDDVGINAATPVAEEVTFVQPEDLISSIPEAVNQVPADLDDVDINAATPVAEEVTFAQPQDLISPVPEAVNETPAVEAATFIQPQDLVTPEAKAESEVTSEINEEDIDWDAEIPQEFTIVQPRKIVIQPSPAVSEVPAEINEQDIDWDAEILQEFTNVQPRDIVSQPPETTSEVPADVAEILQEFTNVQPRDIVSQQSEAASEISEAINTDAVDTFKVDIAAVEAPEFFNSFTPEFSHEDIVSEPSEIEHEVSPSVNNPVVDISTSENVSELSLPIEAPVEINEIGELEGLSNQDVNVSSTNTEDAIAENIDLETVEAVGFIPSTVDKASASTNIESVEITEEIDVISSPMTEELEDETMPELTSSTPESISQTLEEIFGIETVETDEITEELPVSEPQQNIVQKNIVLIAHETKKSELADFVTQHQEFFSKCSTVAWPSISEALRQQAGITISQQIPAATSGGYQTINSLVNSGEVLAVIFLRDFLVPQPGQANEEALLRSCNINQVLLATNILTAEAIVHYIKHLFEH